The genome window ACtcatcaatcaaaataaaaacaactctCTCGTTGGGCTGTATTTGTTGCATgatttcataaatataattattttatattatacagCTGATTAAAACTAATCATATACAGccctatattttataatattgccTACAATGACAAtcaaactaatatatatataaataatgaaagaTTTATTCATGTGGGCTTTACCTTTAATAGAGCACACAATATTATACTactaaataaatgatatttatgaAAGTTATAGTATTTACAATTATAAGTACGAGTCGATTGAGTATTAGTTCGATTGACATGGATATTGTTGCCAATGTAGGAGCTAGAACGTGAATTTGAGTGCACTGAATAAACTcgttatcctcctatttatgggttgaatttatcatttaatattatttgatgtaatgtttttttattataaataattataattataattataataaacaaataaggtTGAATAATTACTTCTAAAAGGATGAAAAAACCTAGCCAGGTAGGAGAATGAATCATGACCAATGCCCTCACTGATTCTCCTTCCCCTCCTTTTAAAGGaatctcaatttaattttcaaataatggAGTCTTGTTTGTTCCTTTCTTCTTAATTTCTCTCTCTGTCGGTTTGCCCTCTATTTTCTCAATGCAACAACAGAAGCTATTTAATCAAGTAAATTTATGGGTAGTAAAATGAAAGGATTAAAAAAACCAAAGGTGTTGAAAGTGATGCAACACACATATCAcgtagaaatatttattttcttcgtTGTCAACGTCGGAACATGGTGACACGTATTCAACTACATGTGCTTAGAAGCTGGCCATATACAATTGTCGTCTCTCAAAATTTGTCCCCACTTTGGCTTTTTTATTTCCCCATTAATTTCCACTTTCTTCCCTACACCAAACAATGACGACTAAAAGCtccaaatataaattattcctGACACAGCTCATACACCCTTTAACGCATCAAATTTAGGTGgtgttttcttttcatcttcCTACTACCCTTTGATTTCCCTTTCAGTGTTTTGTGATAAACAATAGTTTTTAGACTATTAATTTACTTCTCTCTTTGCTATATTACCCTTCAATTCCTAGTCGGCTGCAGCGGCAATTTCTTCTCTTTGTCTCCGTGTTTTCAGTCACTTTCCCCATGTTGCTGTCGAAGAAACAACCCTCTGCTGCTGCAACTCAATGGATAGAGAAAGTCAAATACCATAAAAATAGAGATTCCTACTTCAAGTTCTTGGGCAATCCTCACTTTAGATACACTGCCTTTCTTTTGGTGTTTCTTTCTTTATGGTTTTTGTTACAAGTCTTTTGGTTCCCACCCACAAAACCCACCCAAACCAAGTTCTCCACCACCACCCCAAAGCCATCGGCCGGAAAATGTAATGGGGATGTCGCGGTTTATGTGTATAATTTGCCGGCAGAGTTTAACCTCGGTCTTCTCGATGATTGTAGCCATTTGAATGTTTATACCAATATGTGTCCGCATGTGGCTAACCATGGTCTAGGTCAGCCGTTGGACAACATGGACCTTCAGTCGAGTGACTCGAACCCCTGGTTCGCTACCCATCAGTTCATCGCCGAGATGATATTCCATGCACGTGTGGACAACCATCCGTGTCGCACGTGGGATCCTTCCAAGGCCAATTTGTTCTACGTACCTTTCTACGGCGGCCTGCATGTGTCCAGCAATTTCCGCGAACCAAACCACGCGATTCGCGACGCATTGGCCGTGAGATTGGTAGACTTCCTCCAAGCTCAACCCACGTGGCGGAAGAACAACGGGAAGGACCACTTCCTTGCACTAGGGAGAACCTCATGGGATTTCATGAGAACCAACAGTGGACCTGACTTTGGGGCAAACTGTCTTCTCAACCTGCCATGTGTTAAAAACATGTCGGTGCTGACCGTGGAGAGAAACCCCTGGAAAGGTTCAAACCAACACGGTATCCCGTACCCTTCATACTTCCACCCTTCCACGTCAGATCAAATGATGACGTGGCAGAACATGATGCGACAGTCAAACCGACCCTACTTGTTCTCCTTCATTGGTGCGCCACGTAAAGGCGTTGGTAAAGCAGCCATTAGAGACGAAATGATAAAGCAATGCATGGAGTCCACTCAATGCAAGATACTCAAATGTGACCATGGCAACCCCAAGTGTTATAACCCTAGTGAGATTCTCAAAGTGATGAGAGAATCTCGGTTTTGTTTGCAGGCTCCGGGAGATTCATTCACCCGGAGGTCGACGTTCGACGCCATACTTTCCGGTTGTATTCCGGTGTTCTTTTCTCGGCACACGGCGTACACACAGTACTCTTGGTTTTTGCCGGAAGAGGCTTCGAAGTACTCGGTTTACATGGACGAACAAAGCGAGGAAAGCAAAAGAATAGAAGAGGTGCTGATGAAGATACCGAAAGAAGAGGTGGACACAATGCGTGCTACGGTGATTGATATGATCCCAAGGCTCACTTACGCACACCCTAATGCGAGCCATAGCGATCTTGGCTTCGAGGATGCCGTCGACGTTGCGCTTCAAGCATTGGCACAGCATGTTAGGGACAAAGTATAAtaaggaataaaaaataaaaaattggaggaAAAGAAAGGTATGTGTAGACTGTAGAGGTAGTTGATGTGAATTGAAttcaagggaaaagaaaaagtatgtttagagatgtgaattgaattgaatgtatatgcataccaaaattttattttttattaataactGACCCTGTGTGGTCACTCTTTCTGCTTTTGACAATGATTCGCTGCATATTCATTCCAATGACTATTTAGGTTAAATTGTCCAAGAGGTACTTGTattatagggattaaattaacttaatcttttattattaaatggattaattcAGTCGctatattaataaaatgaataaaataaatataaagtgtaacatattaaacatttaattgtataaaaaatgttaaaattttaaaaatattaactctatccatcgataaataatattttttaaatagtaaatgttaacattatttagttttttttgtaatattataagtactaaacaaatcaatttaatagtGTCAAAGGCACCTTTAAGTGACATTCACCGATGACTACTATATGTAGCAAATGTTTTTGCAGCTTCtttttgtttggtttggtgTTTACTGTAAATGACATGGGGCATGAAAAGTACACTGAGGGACCTCTACCTTTAATTGatggattttgaaaaattttacgTGTTCATagcaaatttttatatttatatattttttgatcaGTTTTTAAAGATTACATTTTTTGTAGTTGACTTTTTCAAGAATGTTGTCATCAACCAAACAGTTTGCCAATGTGAGTTTGGCTGTGGCCAACCTTTCACAAGCAAGGTCCATTATTCAAGGCCAATATTAAATACACTAGATGCACTGTGTGTGAAAAGATAAGCTTAAAAATGAATGTAGAGAAAATTGATTTATATTACAAGATATTCAACATCCTTCCAACAAGATGATAAAAGATAGTTACATCTAGTTGCATTTAGCTACGatgaaaactatatatatatatatatatatattaaatacacCCAATAACCTATGTGACATCCAGTTAAATTGCACTTAATGGTTAACAATAACCATGATCATGGTTAtcttgtataagttaaatgtctTGCAACTTTTGTCTCCTGGCCGAAATTTGCTGACTGTTTTTTCTGTGCAAAGTGAAAACAAAACACTCCGACTATGCTGAACTCAAGTGAAATGTGGTCCTCAAGAGGGTGCCATAGATAGGGTAACATGTCCTTAGCATTGGCAACTCAATAACTGGGAATACAAGAAAAAGACACGATTCTGACAAGTCGTAGAGGGGGTCTTTTCAAAAAAGCACCCAACCGTATCTACTAGTCCCGGATTGAGACTCACAAAACATAACTTGCTCTTCTCCCCTGATACCTTTGTcgatatatatggttttaaacGACAAGGTCTCCCTAAGCATTATTGAAACAACCACACAATTATTAATCCCATATCCACATCGGCTCCATACGCATGAATCATCATCAATGTTGGGAATCATTATCACATCAAGAGATACCTGGTTCCAACTCTAGCAAACTGCACTCATTAGGATTCGATCCGACCAATGAAGTTTCCCCACTATGACTATGTATCCGACCATATCATTGGGAAGCTTAGACCAATCTCTTTGTCCCTCGGCCACCATCGACCCAAACACTACTTCCATCGTCCTGTCTATACTCCAACTATAACCTAATAAAGCTACCTATCCATCCAACTTAAAAGGTTTGAGAGAATCCATTGGCTTTTTTTTATTAGTTGAATTGTACAATGTAACTACAAGCCCAATACTACTAATCCTCCTTTTTTATTGAGCCTGTAATTCATTACTTAAGGCATCTGCATATTGCCATTTAATTTAAACACTGttcaattattttcatatggTTAATAAAATCGGTGGATCATAATCCATAAGTTCATCTGCCACCTACCTGTTTGCATAATTTCGCAAGGTGAATCCAAACCAAACAGATCGAAGAGTAAGGTTAAAACACTAATCAAGTACTACTACTAACTTCATTCACAAATTTCCTGCAGATCTTAATTTCTTGTGTTCACAATTTTGGAATGCATGTTTGAGTACAATGTTCAAAGATCAAACACATTTTTCTTCGaggaaatataaaattcaaccaAAGATATTCACAGAAAAAACAACAGATCTGCACACTGATGAGTGAAGTATTGAAGAAACTAGTGGAACGCTAAGAGGAGAATTGCTGGTTTGCTaccattttgtaatttaaacgGCAACTCATTGGGCCTCTGAAGAAACTTTAACACCTTCTTCCACTTTCTTCAAACCATCTCCCATCTTATTCTCTGCTGCTTCCTTTGCTGTATCGTATGACGCATGTAATCCAAAGAAGAAATAGTACAACAGCAGCATAACAGTCCATATACCGAACCTTGCGAAGGATGCCCCGTCTATTGACCCTAGTAGGAATATGTTTATAGCAATGGAAGCTGATGGCAACCATGGTACCAACGGTACACCCCAGAGTTTTGGATTCCTAGCACGAGGAACAGCAACATGAAGTGCTAGAGTAGCTAAGAACCAAGTTGGCACGGTAATCACGTAAGCAATCCAATCATCGTTGTCACTCAGACCCCAGTAAGCAGCTGTTGCGATTGAAGATGCAAGAATAAGCACAATGCAAGCAACTAGTTTGTTGCGGTTTGCTGTAGTTGTCTCACCACTGACGTAATAACGACGAACAAGAAGCGCCAGGGCCACAAGCATGAAGATGAATAATGTTGATATCGATAGAAGATTGGCAAGAATATCAAGTTCTGTGAAGAAAGCAATAATTGCTGTTGCGGAAAGCATGACAATGGTAGCATTAATTGGTGTTCCAGTCTTGGGATTCACTTGTGCTAGCCATGGTGGCATCATGTGGGTTCGTGCAATATGTGTGAGATATCGTGCTTGACCAACGGCACTAACGAGTAAAACGGTTGTCATGCCTTTCAATGCACCGGCAGCAACAATGTATTTAGCCCATGACATCCCAACAGCTTCAAATGCTACTGAAAATGGGGCATCCACATCAATCTCACGGAACGGTTGCATTAAGCACAATGCTACAGCAAGCAAACAATATGCAGCTGTGGTTATTACCATGGATCCAACAAGACCAATAGGGATATCACGAGCAGGGTTCTTAGTCTCTTCGGCCATCGTTGAAACAGCATCGAAACCAACATAAGCAAAGAAAAGCACAGCCGAAGACTTGAAGACTCCACGAATGCCAAAGGGCATAAAGTCACTATAGTTTTTGGCATCCGCTTTCGAGAAACCAGCAATGATTATGAAGAGAATGACTATAACATGGATGATGGAAGCAATGTAATTGAAGCGTGATGAGCCCTTGGTGCTAAGTACAGCAAGGACACAGATGACACATACAACAACAACTGCAATAGGATCAAGATGGCCATAATCCTCGGACATGCTGTGGACTATGATGCGGAAATCTTCGGGTTTGTGATTGCAGAGTGTGGCAAAATAGGAAGTCCATGACCGAGCCACCGCAGCACCTGAAATAACATACTCCAAGAGAATGTTACCGGCAGCAATGAAGGCCATGAAATCACCCAACTCCACTCTAAGGTAGGCAAATGAGCCACCTGAAAAGGTAAATTTTGCAAATTTGCCAAGTCATGTGTATTCCAGTGAATCAATATCCAAAACTTGTAATCCAAATCCCATTCAATGAAATGTGAATCCCATTTTATGGTATCAAGCTTggcatataattaaacatattataacTACATAAATAAAGATTTTACAAACATTAGTCAAAGATTATGACTACAGCTGGTAGTTTACTGGTAAAAGAACACTTTGTAGTCGATAATGTGAATGTGTAAGGGTTCTTATCAAAGTAGGACATATCATACACTATCTGGGTCCCATTCCTAGCTAGCaaattgccttttttttttccatgaaaagTCAAAAAGTCAACTTTCCTACACTACATGCCGAAAATGGACGGATATTGAATATTCAGCCAGATTCTTTACAGCTATTTTTTTAGATTCCTCAAAGTTTATACAGATAAAGTCGAATTCCAGCAATTATCCAaacaaattggaaaaaaatttgggaATTCTATATTAgagattttaaaatgataaatataaatcCCAGTTAAATTTAAgatcaaaattttacttatatcTTACCTGCAACAGGGATTTCAACAGCGAATTCAGTGTAGCAAAATACAGAAAGCATGGCCGAGATACCGGACACCACGTAGGATATAACCACAGCGGGGCCTGAAACTTCTCTAGCTTGGAGTCCGGTAAGTACGAAAATGCCGGCGCCGATGACGGCTCCGATTCCGAACCATATGAGGTCCCACCAGGAGAGGGTCTTCTTCATTTCATGCTGGCTCCGAGCCTTGATTTCATGGAGCTCCGTTGAGTCAAGTGATCGGGTGAATACCCGATCCATAAACCTTTCCGGAGTTTGCTGGAGTGCTTGGACATAATTACCCCAGCTCTTAAATGACTCCTCTGGAAGAAAATCATCTTTGGTGCATGAACATCCTCGTCTCCTCACACCTTCGTTTCCAGTTGGACCGTCCAACCCCATCCTATTTTCCACCACAAAATTGTAATCAAAAAggcaaaaaaaatatcaattaattttctCACACTTGCTCATAAACCAAacagaaaatatatatacacacctCGATGAAACAGGATCTTCTTAAAAATGAAACCCAAAGAGACAAGAGTAAGagattttataattagttttgTAAGACAATGAGAAAGATTTGGACTCCAAATCCAAATCACATCTTTATTAAGAGTGCTAAAAGTACTCCCAAAACGCATCCAcactataataaattatataatatttaaaggAATCAGCAAAAGCATAactatcaaaatcaaaatattactTGGACAAAGATCCAAAACGGATGATAACCTGTGTTAGACAAGAATTTAATGGGTCGCCGGCGATGGTACAGTATAAGAAGAAggaaggaagaaagaaagaggTGTTGAAGGCGGGGAATCTGGGACAGCACGTGAAGGTGTGAGAAGTGTATTTATATTGGGTGTTGGGTGTAAGAGTGAAGAAGATACAGGCTGTTTACGGTTAATAACGAGAGTCAACAGACAGCTGGCTATCAAGTTCTGCAAGAGACACTGTTACCTTTTCTTGTTTCTGGTGAatggtgatggtgatggtgaATATAAGGTAACTACGAACGAAGAGCAATTGTGGAAGAAGCAAGCACGTATTTGGGCTATAAACTCGGTAACGTAATGTATTTGGACgttatttttgtatttgttcTGATCTTACACGTCGAGCTGCTAATTGATCTACACCTTACCTCCGATCTTTACTCGCAAAAGTTTGTTATTTAGACTCTTCATTcgttaataaaaaaaaggagttGGTTGGTTTAATTCACGTAGTAATCTCTGCATACTGTTAAATCTAATGTtgataatgaaaatgtaaaataatacaTAGATTTTACCTAAAAAtcatttcgaaaaaaaattacttactaatattaaaaatagaatgatataagataattttgattatatctatctaaatgttgaaaaatattatactaATCAAACTGAAATAGAGGAAGTATAATTTTATACGGATTCTGCTTGTGCTGTATAATCtcctaaatttctttttaactcTAATACgcttaattcaatataaaaaaaagtcaaatgtACATGTCATTGGAAAGAAGACCTTGTTATcttctaataaaattattagatgaTAGTAAGGGATATTGTTGGAGGGAAATGGAGGTGTTGACTTGATTAATGTGAAAACAGGACAAAAGGCAGctgatttcacaatttcaaatCCGGCAACTTCATCCCCATAATTATCGTATAAATTGAATATCTTTAAATACTAAAGAAAAAGATAGGGAAAGAGACACGTAGAGAGGTAGGTTTAATAGAATTATGGgctatattaataatttttttattcaaaaaataataaattaatttttatatgtttgattaaaggataaattgatatttttatattaattttttatttttattgttaaaatttgacGTAATaattaagaagaaagatgaaattttaacagaataattaatttatcttttaatttaatataaaaaagtaaatcatttattattttaatagaagggcaaaatataatctaattacTTTTATAGTAATTTTACCCACTAAACCAAGTTGTAGTATTTGGAGTATGGAACGTAAACAAACGCCCAAAGTAaggaatttaatataatatttccaTTTCGTCAACTAATATGAGTGTTGCGGCCTGCCCTAGTCTTCTCccacttttatatttatttatcttaaatttatagatattagTTAAAGAAAATTGCATGGTCTGTCAGAGTGGGAATGCAGAATTGCAGATAGCCCAAGTTGGCAACTATGTGAAACGGGCTTTGTGCCCCATAGTTGGAATTTCAAAGTGAACCTAACCATAAACTGCAAAAGTGCAAAGGAAACAAGATAAAAAGGCAACAAAATGTCAAAAACAATACACAAACTTGATTCTCGATTGAATTATTATACCATAAGAAATGGAAACTcggaaatttttttctttgtttttctcctTTATGCAGTAAAGAAGCAACAAATTGTCGTCAATATAGGAAATAGAAATAGAATGGATTAAGAGAAGGAATGTTATGTAACACTTTTTTGACTACAAGAAAGAAGGGTAAAAAGCACCTATATGAACAGTAAACACAAATTACACtgatgatataaatatatataatcctGGGGAAAACTAAGTGAATAGAGTTACAACATCTCTGCGATATCCTCTTACCATTAAAAGCCTCTGCACATTTCCTACCAACAAATCCATATACTCCATGTAGCAGTAGGCTGGATGGTTGATGGGAGGTGGTGGTAAGCTTACAAGCACCACTGCTGCCATTCTAGAATATCTTAATATTGTCGTATTCAGCTTCAGGGTTGTATACAGAAACTTCTCCACTTGTTGCTCATCCACAACTACAGCCTTTCCATCAGCCATCAATGGGGTTCCTTCTCTTTTTGCTGCTTCCTTTAGTTCTGCCAAGTAACTAGCTACCCGTTTCCGAGCATCATTGAATGTTTCTATTGAGTCATCTTGCTGAGATCCACCCTCTACATCCCATGACTTGATCGTTATAACAATCACTTCGGCTTGCAACCGAAGATCGTATAGGAACTTCTTCACGTCAGCTTTGAGGCTCTCTGCATCTGAATCTTCCTCCGCAATGCAGAAGACCTGAATCTTACAgctctcaaagctctctttcGTAAGAAGAAGTTGTGACAGAAGAAGCATGAGACCACCATCTCTTACAATCCAATACAGATCGATGCTACCGTATTGCCTTTGATACTCATTTGGCCATTCATCGAGGCCTTTGACAATGACAACTGCCTTGTTTGCTACAATACAGTCATTAATTATACCAACAAATCTGGTTGGGATTTCTTTTAAGTTCTCGCGACGCCATATTTCCGGGTACCGCACAACTACGATATTGGGCTTGAGGTTGCCAAGACCCATGGTCTGCACAATTCCACGGAAGCCTTCAGTCATATTGGTTGCTACGACTATTTCTGCAACACCTTCACAGTTCTTGTAGTTAATGTAGGTATCAAGCTGTTTGCAGGCTTCTTTGGCATCTTCAGCACATTCATGATAGTCTCCATCTAGAATGTTTACAAAAATGGACATTCCACGGCCTTTCTTCTTCATACAGTTGGCAAAATCAGCAAGTTTTGGATGGCAAGGTACATTTTCTGGCAGCTTACCCCAAGGCCGGCAGAATATGAGAGGAATGGGATACCAGTTCTTTGGATGAACTTGCTTTGctgcaaaacaaaacaaagggTCCAATACAGGAAAACAAGAGGCATAGTCATGACTATATGAACAAAATAGAAGTGGAACATGCATATACACACAGTTATTACAATACCTCCCAGAGATCTAAGGCTACGAAGGGCTAGTTGAAAGTATGCACTTTTGAAACCGTCCCCCCAGTCCCCAGCTTTTCCTTTAATGCtcacataataatatataaggCTGGCAAGGGCTAGAGAAACAACAGTGAATAGCCATGAAATCAAGAACATTATCACTGCAATAAACAAAAGCAAACAGAACACCTGTGAGAATTGGCCTCCAATTAAATACAGTGCAAAATTTGCATTCTAATATACAGGAATTTCTCAACTAAATGGGACACAATGTTAAACCCGACAATGCACTATATATAATGAAACATACCTACACAAAGTAATGCTCCAAGTAGAGACAGGAGCCAATGGTGAAATTTCCACCTAGGACGCCAACTAGGTGCATCTAAAAGATCCAAAAGGAAGCAAGACAAGTTCACACCCGAATAACATAGAAGGAAAAACATAGTTACAGTTGGTGTGATAAGATCCAGATTCCCAATAACAACACATCCCATACAGATAACGGTAGTAAAGAGAGTAGCTATGTGAGGCTCACTGGTATCTGCAACTCTGAAGCAATTGAGAACAGGAAGAATATCATCATTGGCTATTGCTGCAAGAAGACGAGGGGCACCAGTCAAGCTTTGAAGAGCTGCACCTAAAGTTGAAAGAATAATTCCAACACGAATGACAACTGGGAAAGGCCAAGCTATGGTAGCAGTAAGTAGCCTGCACCAAAGGTAGTTTAGCATTAGCATAGTATCTCTAAAGCATAAATCCTTGAAAAAAGATTGAACAATGAAAACATAGCAAGCTGAATCAATGAAGAATGTTAACGTGAGACTAGAAAATTTGTACCTGTCAGTCAAAAGCTTTTCTCTGTTGGCAACAGCTCCAAAAAGGAAGACAGAAACTAAATAGAGAAGAGTAGTGACCAGTGTGGCTGACAATGTTCCAACGGGGATTGAACGCTGAGTATCTTTAAGCGAAGCTGATCGATTTGAACCTGCCATGATTCCAGTTACAGCTGGGAAAAAGAGACCGACCAATGCACTGAAGAAGCATATAAACAG of Gossypium raimondii isolate GPD5lz chromosome 3, ASM2569854v1, whole genome shotgun sequence contains these proteins:
- the LOC105795523 gene encoding cationic amino acid transporter 1 isoform X2 gives rise to the protein MGLDGPTGNEGVRRRGCSCTKDDFLPEESFKSWGNYVQALQQTPERFMDRVFTRSLDSTELHEIKARSQHEMKKTLSWWDLIWFGIGAVIGAGIFVLTGLQAREVSGPAVVISYVVSGISAMLSVFCYTEFAVEIPVAGAAVARSWTSYFATLCNHKPEDFRIIVHSMSEDYGHLDPIAVVVVCVICVLAVLSTKGSSRFNYIASIIHVIVILFIIIAGFSKADAKNYSDFMPFGIRGVFKSSAVLFFAYVGFDAVSTMAEETKNPARDIPIGLVGSMVITTAAYCLLAVALCLMQPFREIDVDAPFSVAFEAVGMSWAKYIVAAGALKGMTTVLLVSAVGQARYLTHIARTHMMPPWLAQVNPKTGTPINATIVMLSATAIIAFFTELDILANLLSISTLFIFMLVALALLVRRYYVSGETTTANRNKLVACIVLILASSIATAAYWGLSDNDDWIAYVITVPTWFLATLALHVAVPRARNPKLWGVPLVPWLPSASIAINIFLLGSIDGASFARFGIWTVMLLLYYFFFGLHASYDTAKEAAENKMGDGLKKVEEGVKVSSEAQ
- the LOC105795520 gene encoding cation-chloride cotransporter 1 — protein: MNTDDLEGGEDDGYHAQGNRKYSPVGAQDRAVLEMASMDPGSSATASQSSIRKVRARTQGSMDSDGKAPDVAGGDNGPHREHKLELFGFDSLVNILGLKSMTQEQVLAPSSPRDNEVVSITGGDPTSSSVKMGTMMGVFVPCLQSILGIIYYIRFSWIIGMGGIADSLLLVSLCGLCTFLTGLSLSAIATNGAMKGGGPYYLIGRALGPEVGVSIGLCFFLGNAVAAALYVLGAVETFLKALPSAGFFTETSTKVNGSVSKPIQTISTHDLQIYGLVVTVILCIIVFGGVKMINRVAPVFLIPVLLSVLCIVIGIFMAKKDDPDTGITGLSADSFKDNWDSMYQNTNSDGIPDRDGKVYWNFNALVGLFFPAVTGIMAGSNRSASLKDTQRSIPVGTLSATLVTTLLYLVSVFLFGAVANREKLLTDRLLTATIAWPFPVVIRVGIILSTLGAALQSLTGAPRLLAAIANDDILPVLNCFRVADTSEPHIATLFTTVICMGCVVIGNLDLITPTVTMFFLLCYSGVNLSCFLLDLLDAPSWRPRWKFHHWLLSLLGALLCVVIMFLISWLFTVVSLALASLIYYYVSIKGKAGDWGDGFKSAYFQLALRSLRSLGAKQVHPKNWYPIPLIFCRPWGKLPENVPCHPKLADFANCMKKKGRGMSIFVNILDGDYHECAEDAKEACKQLDTYINYKNCEGVAEIVVATNMTEGFRGIVQTMGLGNLKPNIVVVRYPEIWRRENLKEIPTRFVGIINDCIVANKAVVIVKGLDEWPNEYQRQYGSIDLYWIVRDGGLMLLLSQLLLTKESFESCKIQVFCIAEEDSDAESLKADVKKFLYDLRLQAEVIVITIKSWDVEGGSQQDDSIETFNDARKRVASYLAELKEAAKREGTPLMADGKAVVVDEQQVEKFLYTTLKLNTTILRYSRMAAVVLVSLPPPPINHPAYCYMEYMDLLVGNVQRLLMVRGYRRDVVTLFT
- the LOC105795518 gene encoding probable xyloglucan galactosyltransferase GT17, with translation MLLSKKQPSAAATQWIEKVKYHKNRDSYFKFLGNPHFRYTAFLLVFLSLWFLLQVFWFPPTKPTQTKFSTTTPKPSAGKCNGDVAVYVYNLPAEFNLGLLDDCSHLNVYTNMCPHVANHGLGQPLDNMDLQSSDSNPWFATHQFIAEMIFHARVDNHPCRTWDPSKANLFYVPFYGGLHVSSNFREPNHAIRDALAVRLVDFLQAQPTWRKNNGKDHFLALGRTSWDFMRTNSGPDFGANCLLNLPCVKNMSVLTVERNPWKGSNQHGIPYPSYFHPSTSDQMMTWQNMMRQSNRPYLFSFIGAPRKGVGKAAIRDEMIKQCMESTQCKILKCDHGNPKCYNPSEILKVMRESRFCLQAPGDSFTRRSTFDAILSGCIPVFFSRHTAYTQYSWFLPEEASKYSVYMDEQSEESKRIEEVLMKIPKEEVDTMRATVIDMIPRLTYAHPNASHSDLGFEDAVDVALQALAQHVRDKV
- the LOC105795523 gene encoding cationic amino acid transporter 1 isoform X1, producing the protein MGLDGPTGNEGVRRRGCSCTKDDFLPEESFKSWGNYVQALQQTPERFMDRVFTRSLDSTELHEIKARSQHEMKKTLSWWDLIWFGIGAVIGAGIFVLTGLQAREVSGPAVVISYVVSGISAMLSVFCYTEFAVEIPVAGGSFAYLRVELGDFMAFIAAGNILLEYVISGAAVARSWTSYFATLCNHKPEDFRIIVHSMSEDYGHLDPIAVVVVCVICVLAVLSTKGSSRFNYIASIIHVIVILFIIIAGFSKADAKNYSDFMPFGIRGVFKSSAVLFFAYVGFDAVSTMAEETKNPARDIPIGLVGSMVITTAAYCLLAVALCLMQPFREIDVDAPFSVAFEAVGMSWAKYIVAAGALKGMTTVLLVSAVGQARYLTHIARTHMMPPWLAQVNPKTGTPINATIVMLSATAIIAFFTELDILANLLSISTLFIFMLVALALLVRRYYVSGETTTANRNKLVACIVLILASSIATAAYWGLSDNDDWIAYVITVPTWFLATLALHVAVPRARNPKLWGVPLVPWLPSASIAINIFLLGSIDGASFARFGIWTVMLLLYYFFFGLHASYDTAKEAAENKMGDGLKKVEEGVKVSSEAQ